One segment of Anatilimnocola aggregata DNA contains the following:
- a CDS encoding DUF1501 domain-containing protein: MYPCQRVRSTCHSRRDFLQQSAAGFGAFAMSALLAGGELPSALAAEAAKDLGPFAPRQTHFAGKAKSVIYLYMDGGPSQVDTFDPKPRLTAEDGQPFGLKMEPTQFNNNGATLGSPWKFNNYGESGLPVSDLFPNVGQHADKLAVIHSMTSEFPEHTSANYFLHTGTGVQGRPSMGAWFNYGLGSECRDLPGFVVINGGLIPPGGLDNFNSGFLPATYQGSIFAAQQPPVSNIQRLEATDTLQKNKLALLKRLDEQLLAREGRADALESAIANYELAYRMQTVVPELMDLKDETVATQSMYGLDAKYAPTQTFGRQCLLARRLVEKGVRFIELTCPGLGHDRWDQHANLVKGHEDNSRCVDQPIAALLTDLAQRGLLESTLVVWSGEFGRTPFAQGKNGRDHNPFGFSLWMAGGGIKGGTTYGATDEYGYKAVENVCEIHDLHATMFHLLGMDHTRVTFRFAGRDMRLTDVKGHVLKDIIA, from the coding sequence ATGTATCCTTGTCAACGCGTTCGTTCCACCTGTCATTCCCGGCGCGACTTCCTGCAGCAGTCGGCAGCGGGGTTCGGCGCGTTTGCCATGTCGGCGCTTTTAGCCGGCGGCGAGTTGCCCAGCGCGCTAGCTGCCGAGGCTGCCAAAGACCTGGGGCCCTTTGCGCCGCGGCAGACGCACTTTGCAGGCAAGGCAAAGAGCGTCATTTATCTGTACATGGATGGCGGACCAAGCCAGGTTGATACGTTCGACCCCAAGCCACGTTTGACGGCCGAAGACGGCCAGCCGTTCGGCTTGAAGATGGAGCCGACGCAGTTCAACAACAACGGGGCCACACTCGGCAGCCCCTGGAAGTTCAACAATTACGGCGAGTCGGGCCTGCCCGTCAGCGATTTGTTTCCGAATGTGGGCCAACATGCCGATAAGCTTGCAGTCATTCACTCAATGACGAGCGAGTTTCCCGAGCACACGTCGGCCAACTACTTTCTGCACACCGGTACGGGCGTGCAAGGCCGGCCGAGCATGGGTGCCTGGTTCAACTATGGCCTCGGCAGCGAGTGCCGCGATCTGCCCGGCTTCGTCGTCATTAACGGCGGGCTAATTCCTCCTGGCGGCCTCGATAACTTTAATAGCGGCTTCTTACCGGCCACCTATCAGGGTTCGATCTTCGCCGCCCAGCAGCCGCCGGTTTCGAACATCCAACGTCTCGAAGCAACCGACACCTTGCAAAAGAACAAGCTCGCACTGCTGAAGCGACTCGATGAGCAACTGCTGGCCCGCGAAGGTCGTGCCGACGCGCTAGAGTCGGCCATCGCCAACTACGAACTTGCTTATCGCATGCAAACCGTTGTGCCGGAGTTGATGGACCTGAAGGACGAGACTGTTGCAACCCAAAGCATGTACGGGCTCGATGCCAAATATGCACCGACCCAAACTTTCGGTCGGCAATGCCTGCTCGCGCGCCGGCTGGTCGAAAAAGGGGTGCGGTTCATCGAACTCACCTGCCCGGGTCTCGGTCACGATCGCTGGGATCAGCATGCCAACCTGGTTAAGGGGCACGAAGACAACAGCCGGTGCGTCGATCAGCCCATCGCGGCGTTATTAACCGATCTCGCCCAGCGTGGACTGCTCGAAAGCACGCTTGTCGTCTGGTCCGGCGAGTTCGGCCGCACACCATTCGCTCAAGGCAAGAACGGTCGCGACCACAATCCGTTCGGCTTCAGCCTGTGGATGGCTGGCGGCGGCATCAAGGGTGGCACCACGTACGGTGCGACCGATGAGTACGGCTACAAAGCAGTCGAAAACGTCTGCGAGATCCACGACCTGCATGCGACGATGTTCCACTTGCTCGGCATGGATCACACCCGGGTCACCTTCCGCTTCGCCGGTCGCGATATGCGACTCACCGACGTGAAGGGACACGTGCTGAAGGATATTATCGCCTGA
- a CDS encoding HpcH/HpaI aldolase family protein produces the protein MRKNTVKEKLRRGEVSYGTWLSLGDLYATRVLARMGFDWLTLDIEHSAVDWSQAAMIFAAVADAGCVPLARVPEGNHHLIKRVLDAGAWGIVVPMVDTVEQAKLAIAAAYYPPVGNRSVGGGMHSMNFGATAGDYYAQANDNILVVLQTESPQGVKNAEAIYSLPGVDAIFIGPNDLRFQMRAPDGTFPTAEEHEAAIQEVIRVGKKTKCATGIHAMDPDSALQRAQQGMQFLAVGSDLRMMTLKAEETITKLHPNQGKKDLARY, from the coding sequence ATGCGCAAGAACACCGTCAAAGAAAAACTCCGTCGCGGCGAAGTAAGTTACGGCACCTGGTTGTCGCTTGGCGATTTGTACGCGACCCGCGTCCTCGCCCGCATGGGCTTCGATTGGCTCACGCTCGATATCGAGCACTCGGCCGTCGACTGGTCGCAAGCTGCGATGATCTTCGCCGCCGTGGCCGATGCCGGCTGCGTGCCGTTGGCGCGCGTTCCCGAAGGGAATCATCACCTGATCAAACGCGTGCTCGATGCCGGCGCGTGGGGCATTGTGGTGCCAATGGTCGATACGGTTGAACAAGCCAAACTGGCGATTGCCGCCGCTTACTATCCGCCCGTTGGCAACCGCAGCGTCGGTGGCGGCATGCACTCGATGAACTTCGGAGCGACCGCCGGCGACTATTATGCCCAGGCCAACGACAACATCCTGGTGGTGCTGCAAACCGAAAGTCCGCAGGGTGTGAAGAATGCCGAAGCGATTTACAGCTTGCCTGGCGTCGATGCCATTTTCATCGGCCCCAACGATCTGCGCTTTCAGATGCGCGCGCCCGACGGCACCTTCCCCACGGCTGAAGAGCACGAGGCGGCGATTCAGGAGGTGATTCGCGTCGGCAAGAAGACCAAGTGCGCCACCGGCATTCACGCCATGGATCCCGACTCCGCCCTGCAACGGGCTCAGCAAGGAATGCAGTTCCTCGCCGTCGGCAGCGACCTCCGCATGATGACCCTCAAGGCCGAAGAGACCATCACCAAGTTGCATCCGAATCAGGGCAAGAAGGATCTGGCGCGGTATTAA
- the rpmG gene encoding 50S ribosomal protein L33, translating into MAKSKKKAEVVFLVCEETGDINYILRRKPGGEKLKLKKYSSRLRKHTLHIEKKK; encoded by the coding sequence ATGGCCAAAAGCAAGAAAAAAGCCGAAGTCGTCTTTCTGGTTTGCGAAGAAACGGGCGACATCAACTACATCCTCCGCCGTAAGCCGGGTGGCGAAAAGCTGAAGCTCAAAAAGTATTCTTCGCGCCTGCGCAAGCACACGCTGCACATCGAAAAGAAGAAGTAA
- a CDS encoding ABC transporter ATP-binding protein, which translates to MFQLTDVMKRYRRREEEVVAFRTSDLKIASGEYVAIVGPSGSGKTTLLSLLGGMLSPDSGKVEFQGESIYDLPIQVRTKLRRSQIGFVFQTFNLIPYLTARENVQVPLYLAGMKPDAQRERAEALLEQVGLSQRLNHKPSEMSTGQQQRVALARTLANSPKLILADEPTGNLDPDSKAAVMSIFTRFVADGGTIVMVTHDPASAAQASRRLRIVDGLIQEEPALRKRVA; encoded by the coding sequence ATGTTTCAACTGACTGACGTGATGAAGCGCTATCGCCGGCGAGAAGAAGAAGTGGTGGCGTTTCGCACCAGCGACTTAAAGATCGCCAGCGGCGAGTACGTGGCGATCGTCGGACCCAGTGGCAGCGGCAAGACGACACTGTTATCGCTGCTCGGCGGCATGCTCTCGCCTGACAGCGGCAAAGTCGAGTTTCAGGGAGAATCGATTTACGATCTGCCGATTCAAGTGCGGACGAAACTACGCCGCTCGCAAATCGGCTTCGTCTTTCAGACGTTCAACCTGATTCCGTACCTAACCGCTCGCGAGAACGTGCAAGTCCCGCTCTACCTCGCCGGCATGAAGCCCGACGCTCAGCGCGAGCGCGCGGAAGCATTGCTCGAGCAAGTCGGCCTCTCTCAACGGCTGAATCATAAGCCGAGCGAAATGAGCACCGGCCAGCAACAACGCGTGGCCCTCGCCCGCACGCTCGCCAACTCGCCCAAGCTCATCCTCGCCGACGAGCCCACGGGCAATCTCGATCCCGACAGCAAAGCAGCAGTGATGAGCATCTTCACCCGCTTCGTCGCCGACGGCGGCACCATCGTGATGGTGACCCACGACCCCGCCTCAGCAGCCCAGGCCTCACGCCGGCTGCGAATTGTGGATGGGTTGATTCAGGAAGAGCCCGCGCTGCGGAAACGGGTGGCGTGA
- the recJ gene encoding single-stranded-DNA-specific exonuclease RecJ, with translation MRKRWRISPLDAGRVAQLEQAAGVPSIVAQLLLSRGVYDPATARSFLEAKLSGLREPDLLPGAAAAADLIHAAIQAKRKIVIYGDYDADGMTGSSLLLTCLKLLGADCLYYVPDRLSEGYGLNHEALKTLAERGANMVVSVDCGITSVEEAETARKLGIELIITDHHELADSLPNAAAVVHPRLPGTNYPFGGLCGAGVALKLAWAICQRASGAKRVSENLRNFLLSAVGLAAIGTVADMVPLIDENRILVRHGLTSLKFQPSIGLQALMQVCKLTDKTALSSEDIAFAIAPRLNAAGRFGQAKLAVELLTTDNPTRAQQLAEYIHELNNSRESIERSIQLAAAKQVKDEFDPENDGALVLAGKGWHAGVIGLVAGRLAEKYQVPVVLIALDTTGSQHGVGSARSPGRLNLHQALNACSEHLLGHGGHAAAAGLRIEEANIAAFRNAFLDYAAAEAGAVGAQGSELRIDGEGPFCQLTAEVVRQIESLAPFGMGNPRPVLCASGVTLMEPPKRIGGGERHLSLKLSHLRTPMRCVAFGFGDDAEAITAANGPLDVAYKPVINEFRGMAKVEIQLVDWRVSELSKPATAASSIAAV, from the coding sequence ATGCGCAAGCGCTGGCGAATCAGCCCCTTGGATGCGGGAAGAGTCGCCCAGCTTGAACAAGCCGCTGGCGTTCCCAGCATCGTCGCGCAGCTCCTGCTCAGCCGCGGCGTTTACGATCCTGCTACGGCAAGGTCGTTCCTCGAAGCCAAGCTGTCTGGCCTCCGCGAGCCCGACCTGCTGCCGGGTGCCGCCGCAGCTGCGGATCTCATTCACGCCGCCATCCAGGCCAAGCGCAAGATCGTCATTTATGGCGATTACGACGCCGATGGCATGACAGGCTCCAGCCTGCTGCTGACGTGCCTCAAGTTGCTCGGCGCTGATTGTTTGTATTACGTCCCCGATCGTCTGTCGGAAGGCTATGGGCTGAATCACGAAGCGCTCAAGACGCTCGCCGAGCGGGGCGCGAACATGGTCGTCTCGGTCGACTGCGGGATTACTAGCGTCGAGGAAGCCGAAACTGCTCGAAAGCTCGGCATCGAACTGATTATTACCGATCACCATGAACTGGCCGACAGTTTGCCGAATGCGGCGGCTGTCGTGCATCCAAGGTTGCCGGGAACGAACTATCCCTTTGGCGGCCTGTGCGGGGCAGGGGTGGCACTCAAGTTGGCCTGGGCTATTTGTCAGCGGGCCAGCGGAGCCAAGCGAGTTTCCGAAAATCTGCGCAACTTCCTGCTCTCCGCGGTTGGCCTGGCTGCCATTGGAACGGTGGCAGATATGGTTCCGCTCATCGACGAGAATCGCATCCTCGTCCGGCACGGACTCACCAGTTTGAAGTTTCAGCCTTCGATTGGTCTCCAGGCGCTGATGCAGGTCTGCAAGTTGACCGATAAAACCGCGCTCTCAAGCGAAGACATCGCCTTTGCGATTGCCCCGCGATTGAACGCGGCGGGCCGCTTTGGGCAGGCGAAGTTGGCCGTCGAACTGCTGACCACCGACAATCCCACCCGAGCGCAGCAACTGGCCGAATACATTCACGAACTGAACAACAGCCGCGAAAGCATCGAGCGGAGTATTCAACTGGCTGCTGCCAAGCAGGTGAAGGATGAGTTCGACCCGGAAAACGACGGCGCGCTGGTGCTCGCAGGCAAGGGCTGGCATGCAGGAGTGATCGGTCTGGTTGCTGGTCGGTTGGCCGAGAAATATCAAGTTCCGGTGGTTCTCATCGCGCTCGATACCACGGGCTCTCAGCATGGTGTTGGCTCTGCGCGGTCGCCAGGACGGCTGAACTTGCATCAGGCTCTAAATGCCTGTAGCGAGCACTTGCTCGGGCACGGTGGACACGCAGCGGCCGCTGGTCTGCGGATCGAAGAGGCGAATATTGCTGCATTCCGCAACGCTTTTCTCGACTACGCCGCGGCAGAAGCTGGCGCGGTGGGAGCACAAGGGAGTGAATTGCGGATTGATGGAGAAGGCCCCTTTTGCCAACTGACGGCGGAAGTTGTCCGTCAGATCGAATCGCTCGCGCCGTTCGGCATGGGTAACCCGCGCCCCGTTTTGTGCGCGAGTGGGGTAACACTGATGGAACCACCGAAACGAATCGGCGGTGGCGAACGTCACCTATCGCTCAAGCTTTCGCACCTGCGAACGCCGATGCGGTGCGTGGCGTTTGGCTTCGGCGATGATGCCGAAGCAATCACAGCAGCCAATGGCCCGCTGGACGTTGCCTATAAGCCTGTGATTAATGAGTTCCGTGGTATGGCGAAAGTAGAGATTCAACTCGTCGACTGGCGAGTTTCGGAACTATCGAAGCCCGCGACTGCAGCCAGTTCGATTGCTGCAGTGTAA
- a CDS encoding PSD1 and planctomycete cytochrome C domain-containing protein gives MQRTCRLPLFVLVALLLSLTIEGLASAADPEPAALEFFEKKVRPVLINRCYECHSSKNKEPKGGLRADSLAALLKGGETGPGVVPGKTKESLIIDAVNYGELYQMPPKGKLPADEIDVLTKWVEMGAPWPAEKDPSEGLTKDFDLARRKAEHWCWQPLKQPALPAVKNEAWVKQPSDRFILTKLETAGLSPAPPADKRTLIRRVYFDLIGLPPTPEEVAQFLKDDSPTALEKVVDRLLQSPHFGERWGRHWLDLMRYAESRGHEFDYTIPGAWQYRDYVIRAINADVPYDQFMTEHIAGDLMRTPRQNPEKKFNESILGTGFWFLGEWIHSPVDIRKDETDRFDNMVDVFSKSFLGLTVTCARCHDHKFDAISQKDYYALFGYLQSSGHRLVRFETQLAEEHLARELADLENTWRPKIAAAIAGENAAGAGELAKYLLAAREAIQSGNDAAAIAKSQQLSAIRLQAWLAQLAEAQKNPADPLHFWALIAHDAKAAEPTRLAELVAKLKEAPEAATYQGEWIVDYSKLPANEWFSNGVTFGLAPVTTGTLLLGDGKLSVAQYGAAQRDAIWNKLVIDGEAEAGKLAYPRAGRTIRTKTFVLKDGPVHYLVKGAGHVYAAVDSHAMLNGPLHGQLIKETGGNGETAPRWITQDLKGYIGHNAHLEFTPKGEEDLQVLAVAQGATAPPLPYPLNRVSQFAKLLTANESKDLSSLAAAYEQRFVSSSKSLLAAHVDPQLDVAIQAQLLNLLVAQPALWSEPTTGGQSAEAELLGKTSSKQLQAEYQAAKQKLVAAGPLKSQVALAMWDGSSVDEHLLIRGNSSQKTTGPLVQRRLLEAIEADLAAGKTVPTSTLSTTAATPEPTGSGRLKLAEKLTNPRNPFPSRVMVNRIWHHLFGRGIVPSVDNFGVLGQAPTHPELLDHLALEFIADGWSVKRAIRRLMLSNVYQMASGGSALDRSQLAIGEQRDPQNLLFHKAQLRRLEGEVIRDSILHLSGRLDSKQFGPSVPVHLTAFMQGRGRPGSGPLDGDGRRSIYLGIRRNFLSSMMLAFDVPNPASTIGKRNVSNVPAQALILMNDPLVSEQAKLWAKRSLITKDIAPATRIERLYEEAFSRPATSDEIAAANEFLKTQGTEYGVAADSLSTDERIWADLCHVLMNSKEFVFIR, from the coding sequence ATGCAGCGCACTTGCCGGCTACCGTTGTTCGTCTTGGTCGCATTGCTTCTCAGCCTGACGATTGAGGGCCTGGCCTCAGCCGCCGATCCCGAACCTGCCGCGCTTGAATTCTTTGAGAAGAAGGTCAGGCCCGTGCTGATCAACCGCTGTTACGAATGCCATAGCAGTAAGAACAAAGAGCCCAAAGGTGGACTGCGGGCCGATTCGCTCGCGGCACTTCTCAAAGGGGGCGAGACCGGTCCCGGTGTGGTTCCAGGCAAAACAAAAGAGAGCCTGATTATCGATGCCGTGAACTACGGCGAACTCTATCAAATGCCGCCCAAGGGTAAGTTGCCAGCCGACGAGATCGACGTACTGACGAAGTGGGTCGAAATGGGCGCGCCGTGGCCTGCGGAAAAAGACCCCAGCGAAGGGCTGACCAAGGACTTCGATCTCGCCCGTCGCAAAGCTGAGCACTGGTGCTGGCAGCCGCTCAAGCAGCCCGCACTTCCTGCAGTAAAGAATGAAGCGTGGGTCAAGCAGCCCAGCGATCGCTTCATTCTGACCAAGCTGGAAACCGCGGGCCTCTCCCCTGCCCCGCCGGCCGACAAGCGCACCCTCATCCGCCGCGTCTACTTCGATTTGATCGGCCTCCCTCCCACACCGGAAGAAGTCGCCCAATTCCTGAAAGATGATTCACCCACAGCGCTCGAAAAAGTAGTCGACCGCTTATTGCAGTCGCCTCATTTCGGCGAACGCTGGGGACGCCATTGGCTCGACCTGATGCGGTACGCCGAATCGCGCGGGCATGAATTCGATTACACCATTCCGGGAGCCTGGCAGTATCGCGACTACGTCATTCGCGCAATCAACGCCGACGTTCCCTACGACCAGTTCATGACAGAGCACATCGCGGGCGACCTGATGCGCACGCCTCGTCAGAATCCCGAGAAGAAGTTCAACGAGTCGATTCTCGGCACCGGCTTCTGGTTTCTCGGCGAATGGATTCACTCTCCCGTCGACATTCGCAAGGATGAAACCGACCGCTTCGATAACATGGTCGACGTCTTCAGCAAGAGCTTTCTCGGTTTGACTGTCACCTGTGCCCGTTGTCACGATCATAAGTTCGATGCCATTTCGCAAAAGGATTATTACGCCCTGTTTGGCTACCTGCAAAGTAGTGGACATCGGCTGGTTCGATTCGAAACGCAATTGGCAGAAGAACACCTCGCGCGCGAACTGGCTGACTTAGAAAACACTTGGCGACCGAAAATTGCCGCCGCGATTGCCGGAGAAAATGCAGCAGGAGCAGGAGAACTGGCCAAGTACCTGCTCGCTGCCCGAGAAGCCATTCAGTCGGGCAACGATGCTGCGGCAATTGCCAAGTCTCAGCAACTTTCTGCGATACGTTTGCAGGCCTGGCTTGCGCAATTGGCCGAAGCCCAAAAGAATCCAGCGGATCCTTTGCATTTTTGGGCGCTGATTGCCCACGATGCCAAAGCTGCCGAGCCCACGCGACTCGCCGAGCTAGTCGCCAAATTGAAAGAAGCACCAGAAGCGGCTACCTATCAAGGTGAGTGGATTGTCGACTACTCCAAGTTGCCCGCTAACGAATGGTTCAGCAATGGCGTCACGTTTGGTTTGGCTCCCGTCACCACCGGCACTCTGTTGCTTGGCGATGGCAAGCTAAGCGTAGCCCAATACGGTGCAGCGCAGCGCGATGCCATTTGGAACAAGCTGGTAATTGATGGCGAAGCCGAAGCCGGGAAACTTGCCTATCCGCGTGCTGGCCGCACCATTCGTACGAAGACCTTCGTGCTGAAAGACGGCCCCGTGCATTATCTCGTGAAAGGAGCCGGACACGTTTACGCAGCTGTCGATTCACACGCGATGCTCAACGGCCCCTTGCACGGGCAACTCATCAAGGAAACGGGCGGCAACGGCGAGACCGCGCCGCGCTGGATTACGCAGGATCTGAAGGGCTACATCGGTCACAACGCGCACCTGGAGTTCACTCCTAAGGGGGAAGAAGACTTGCAAGTGCTCGCTGTGGCTCAAGGTGCAACAGCCCCTCCCCTGCCCTACCCTTTGAATCGTGTCTCGCAGTTTGCCAAGTTGCTCACAGCCAATGAATCGAAGGACTTGAGCAGCCTCGCTGCTGCGTACGAGCAGCGTTTTGTCTCATCCAGCAAGTCGTTGTTGGCTGCGCACGTTGACCCACAACTCGATGTTGCGATTCAGGCTCAGCTCTTGAATCTGCTAGTCGCACAGCCTGCACTCTGGTCCGAACCGACCACTGGCGGGCAATCGGCTGAGGCGGAATTGCTCGGCAAAACGTCTTCCAAGCAACTCCAGGCCGAGTATCAAGCCGCGAAGCAAAAGCTGGTCGCCGCTGGCCCGCTCAAATCGCAGGTTGCCTTGGCGATGTGGGACGGCAGCAGCGTCGATGAGCACTTGCTAATCCGCGGCAACAGCAGCCAGAAAACGACCGGCCCGCTCGTGCAACGCCGCTTGCTGGAAGCCATCGAAGCCGATCTCGCCGCTGGCAAGACTGTTCCCACAAGCACGCTGAGCACGACTGCAGCCACGCCGGAACCAACCGGCAGTGGACGATTGAAACTCGCAGAAAAGCTGACGAATCCGCGGAATCCTTTTCCGTCGCGCGTGATGGTCAATCGGATCTGGCATCACCTCTTCGGGCGCGGCATTGTGCCGAGCGTCGATAACTTCGGCGTGCTCGGACAAGCCCCGACTCACCCCGAACTGCTCGATCATTTGGCGCTCGAGTTCATTGCCGATGGCTGGTCGGTGAAGCGAGCCATTCGTCGGTTGATGCTCAGCAATGTCTATCAAATGGCCAGCGGAGGTTCGGCGCTGGACCGCTCGCAACTGGCAATCGGAGAACAACGCGATCCGCAGAATCTCCTCTTTCACAAAGCCCAGCTTCGTCGGCTGGAAGGCGAAGTGATTCGCGATTCGATCCTCCATTTGTCGGGTCGTCTCGACTCAAAACAATTCGGGCCGAGCGTCCCTGTCCATCTCACGGCGTTCATGCAAGGTCGTGGCCGCCCTGGCAGCGGCCCGCTCGATGGCGACGGTCGTCGCAGCATTTACCTGGGCATTCGCCGGAACTTTCTCTCGTCAATGATGCTCGCATTCGATGTTCCGAATCCGGCCAGCACTATTGGCAAACGCAACGTCAGCAATGTTCCTGCGCAGGCACTCATTCTCATGAACGACCCGTTGGTCTCAGAACAAGCCAAGCTCTGGGCCAAACGATCGTTGATCACCAAAGACATTGCGCCCGCTACTCGCATCGAGCGGTTGTATGAGGAGGCCTTCAGCCGACCGGCGACTAGCGATGAAATTGCCGCAGCGAATGAGTTTCTCAAGACCCAAGGAACCGAATACGGTGTAGCTGCTGACTCGCTTAGTACCGACGAACGAATTTGGGCCGACCTGTGCCATGTGCTCATGAATAGTAAAGAGTTTGTGTTTATCCGGTGA
- a CDS encoding YdjY domain-containing protein translates to MKLVRTGSWPAKFPFAIILLAAGVTFGTALWSLPSIGQETEKPTETKPELPAIEKTPDGMVKLSKKHDVWLDTKRKAIVVDGKICLREGQLEMFACPKGTKEHESIVALNCLPEEVHAGLLALGAKQGTTVKFDPEYKSATGEIVDIYVMWKEPDGTAKEVRAQELIKHAKTGKAMAYDWVFAGSGFYKDPENNRLHYQANGGDFICVSNFPTATLDLPVESTQANGGLLFHAFTENIPAKGTAVRVVLVPRLKKAEDNPNEKKAEKPAAEAPAK, encoded by the coding sequence GTGAAACTAGTTCGCACTGGCAGTTGGCCGGCCAAATTCCCCTTCGCGATCATCCTCCTGGCTGCTGGCGTCACCTTCGGTACCGCATTGTGGTCCTTGCCCAGCATTGGGCAAGAAACCGAAAAACCGACTGAAACCAAGCCGGAATTGCCAGCCATCGAAAAGACTCCCGACGGCATGGTCAAGCTGTCGAAAAAACACGACGTCTGGCTCGATACCAAGCGCAAGGCCATTGTCGTTGATGGCAAAATCTGCCTGCGCGAAGGTCAGTTGGAAATGTTCGCCTGCCCCAAGGGAACAAAAGAGCATGAATCGATCGTCGCCCTCAATTGCCTGCCCGAAGAAGTGCATGCCGGGCTATTGGCCCTGGGTGCCAAGCAAGGGACGACAGTCAAGTTCGATCCGGAATACAAATCGGCCACGGGCGAAATCGTCGACATCTATGTGATGTGGAAAGAACCCGATGGTACCGCCAAGGAAGTGCGAGCCCAGGAACTCATTAAGCACGCCAAGACTGGCAAGGCGATGGCTTACGATTGGGTCTTTGCGGGGAGCGGTTTTTACAAAGACCCGGAGAATAATCGCCTGCATTATCAGGCCAACGGCGGCGACTTCATCTGCGTTTCCAACTTCCCAACTGCCACGCTTGATCTGCCAGTCGAAAGCACGCAGGCCAACGGAGGGCTGTTGTTTCATGCCTTCACCGAGAACATTCCCGCCAAGGGGACAGCTGTTCGCGTGGTGCTCGTGCCCCGACTGAAGAAGGCGGAAGATAATCCCAACGAAAAGAAGGCCGAGAAACCGGCGGCTGAAGCACCGGCGAAGTAA
- a CDS encoding ABC transporter permease, translating to MNLQTLVWREMRERPWAMFTSATAILLGVTALVAIRHVTVFSEKEVGRKLESLGANLLVLPKDVTLQDYYAADLSEHTLPESHVASILIANLPGVERLSPRLCTVTKIAGRDATLTGILPQAEFAKKAIWQSAGLFSNKHQGCTKASHGPKTYDAAPETLASSRSIDQLRGNEAVIGADIAEFAKLKAGSNLVILGDQFKVLAVLPPTGTIDDTRVFAHLHTVQRLTEAGEVVNAIEVMGCCEDAAGNLAPSLGKLMPDAKVVTISQVVSTQVGVNQLMSQMSWFVFGMLIVIGGASVASTISANVRERRREVGTLLALGATPRLISQIFLLKALILGVTGAACGSLLGVVIAMVLGAYWAGVTVTPLPGLIALASASALLATLLAALWPARTAARLDPCLCFQEI from the coding sequence ATGAATTTGCAAACATTGGTCTGGCGCGAAATGCGCGAGCGGCCGTGGGCGATGTTCACCAGCGCCACGGCAATCCTGCTTGGCGTGACGGCACTGGTGGCGATTCGCCACGTCACGGTTTTTTCGGAGAAGGAAGTTGGACGCAAGTTGGAATCGCTGGGAGCGAACCTGCTCGTTCTGCCGAAGGATGTCACGCTGCAAGATTACTATGCCGCGGATCTGAGCGAGCACACGCTGCCGGAATCGCACGTCGCGAGCATTCTCATAGCCAACTTGCCGGGCGTTGAACGCTTGTCGCCACGGCTTTGCACGGTCACCAAGATCGCCGGCCGCGATGCCACGCTGACAGGCATTCTGCCACAGGCGGAGTTCGCCAAGAAAGCCATTTGGCAATCGGCGGGGCTGTTTAGCAACAAGCATCAAGGTTGCACCAAGGCATCGCACGGTCCGAAGACCTACGATGCCGCGCCTGAGACTTTGGCCAGCAGTCGTTCGATCGATCAACTGAGAGGCAACGAAGCCGTCATTGGTGCCGACATCGCCGAGTTTGCCAAATTGAAAGCGGGGAGCAACCTGGTGATTCTCGGCGACCAGTTCAAGGTACTCGCTGTCCTGCCGCCGACAGGCACGATTGACGACACCCGCGTCTTCGCTCACCTGCACACCGTGCAAAGGCTCACGGAGGCTGGTGAAGTGGTGAACGCGATCGAAGTCATGGGCTGCTGCGAAGACGCTGCGGGCAATCTGGCTCCTTCGCTAGGCAAGCTGATGCCCGATGCGAAGGTTGTGACCATTTCTCAAGTGGTTTCGACCCAAGTTGGCGTGAATCAATTGATGAGCCAAATGAGCTGGTTCGTCTTTGGCATGCTGATTGTGATTGGCGGCGCGAGCGTGGCCAGCACGATCTCGGCCAATGTGCGCGAACGTCGCCGCGAAGTCGGAACGCTGCTCGCACTGGGCGCGACACCGCGACTCATCTCGCAGATCTTCCTGTTGAAAGCGTTGATCCTGGGTGTGACCGGCGCGGCTTGCGGAAGCTTGCTGGGCGTGGTCATTGCGATGGTGTTGGGAGCTTACTGGGCGGGAGTCACGGTGACTCCGCTGCCGGGCTTGATCGCTCTGGCCTCGGCTTCGGCCTTGCTGGCGACGCTGCTTGCCGCGTTGTGGCCCGCGCGGACTGCCGCGCGCCTCGATCCTTGCCTCTGCTTCCAGGAGATCTAA